A genomic window from Klebsiella quasipneumoniae subsp. quasipneumoniae includes:
- the proX gene encoding glycine betaine/L-proline ABC transporter substrate-binding protein ProX — MRHSTMMATAAFATLIATSAFAADLPGKGITVKPAQSTISEESFQTLLVSRALEKLGYTVEKPSEVDYNVAYTSIAAGDTTFIATNWQPLHDDMYAAAGGDNKFYRKGVYVSGAAQGYLIDKKTAEQYHITSIDQLKDPQIAKLFDTNNDGKADLTGCTPGWGCEAVINHQIDAYGLSKTVTHNQGNYAAMMADTIARYKEGKPVLYYTWTPYWVSDVLKPGKDVVWLQVPFSSLPGEQKNIDTKLANGANYGFPVNTMHIVANKAWAEKNPAAATLFSVMKLPIADINAENAMMHEGHASEADINGHVDGWIKAHQPLFDSWVKAALAAQQ; from the coding sequence ATGCGACATAGCACGATGATGGCCACCGCCGCCTTTGCCACCCTGATCGCCACCAGCGCCTTCGCCGCCGACCTGCCGGGGAAAGGAATTACCGTCAAGCCGGCCCAGAGCACTATCTCCGAAGAGAGCTTCCAGACCCTGCTGGTCAGCCGCGCGCTGGAGAAGCTTGGCTACACCGTCGAAAAACCGAGCGAAGTGGACTATAACGTTGCCTATACCTCGATTGCCGCCGGGGATACTACCTTTATCGCCACCAACTGGCAGCCGCTGCACGATGACATGTACGCCGCGGCGGGCGGTGATAACAAATTTTACCGCAAGGGGGTGTACGTCTCAGGCGCCGCCCAGGGCTATCTGATCGATAAAAAAACCGCCGAGCAGTACCACATCACCTCTATCGATCAGCTCAAAGATCCGCAGATCGCCAAACTGTTTGATACTAACAACGACGGTAAAGCGGACCTCACCGGCTGCACCCCGGGCTGGGGCTGCGAAGCGGTGATTAACCACCAGATTGACGCCTATGGCCTGAGCAAAACCGTTACCCATAACCAGGGCAACTACGCGGCGATGATGGCCGACACCATCGCCCGCTATAAAGAGGGTAAACCGGTGCTCTACTACACCTGGACGCCGTACTGGGTTAGCGACGTGCTGAAGCCTGGCAAAGACGTCGTCTGGCTGCAGGTGCCGTTCTCCTCCCTGCCGGGCGAGCAAAAAAACATCGATACCAAACTGGCCAACGGCGCCAACTATGGCTTCCCGGTCAACACCATGCACATTGTCGCCAACAAAGCCTGGGCGGAGAAAAATCCGGCCGCCGCCACTCTGTTTAGCGTCATGAAGCTGCCGATCGCCGACATCAACGCCGAGAATGCGATGATGCACGAAGGCCATGCTTCCGAAGCCGACATTAACGGTCATGTTGATGGTTGGATTAAAGCCCACCAGCCGCTGTTCGACAGCTGGGTGAAAGCCGCGCTCGCCGCGCAGCAGTAA
- the proW gene encoding glycine betaine/L-proline ABC transporter permease ProW, translated as MADQTNPWDSAPATDSAAQAADAWGGASTAAPTNGGGADWLHSAPAPQPEQFSIMDPFHKTLIPLDSWVTHAIDWIVLHFRPLFQGIRVPIDYILSAFQQLLLGMPAPVAIIVFALIAWQISSLGMGVATLVSLIAIGAIGAWSQAMVTLALVLTALLFCMIIGLPLGIWLARSPRAAKIIRPLLDAMQTTPAFVYLVPIVMLFGIGNVPGVVVTIIFALPPIVRLTILGINQVPADLIEASRSFGASPRQLLFKVQLPLAMPTIMAGVNQTLMLALSMVVIASMIAVGGLGQMVLRGIGRLDMGLATVGGVGIVILAIILDRLTQAVGRDARSRGNRRWYTTGPLGLLTRPFCR; from the coding sequence ATGGCTGATCAAACCAATCCGTGGGACAGCGCCCCGGCAACCGACAGCGCCGCTCAGGCTGCAGACGCCTGGGGTGGCGCCTCAACTGCCGCGCCGACTAATGGCGGCGGCGCCGACTGGCTGCACAGCGCCCCGGCGCCGCAGCCGGAACAGTTCAGTATCATGGATCCGTTCCATAAGACCCTGATCCCGCTCGACAGCTGGGTGACCCACGCCATCGACTGGATCGTGCTGCACTTCCGCCCGCTGTTCCAGGGGATCCGCGTGCCGATCGACTACATCCTCAGCGCCTTCCAGCAGCTGCTGTTGGGGATGCCGGCGCCGGTGGCGATTATCGTCTTCGCGCTGATCGCCTGGCAGATCTCCAGCCTCGGCATGGGGGTCGCCACCCTGGTCTCGCTGATTGCCATCGGCGCCATCGGCGCGTGGTCGCAGGCGATGGTCACCCTGGCGCTGGTCCTCACCGCCCTGCTGTTCTGCATGATCATCGGCCTGCCGCTGGGGATCTGGCTGGCGCGCAGTCCGCGAGCGGCGAAAATTATCCGCCCGCTGCTGGATGCCATGCAGACCACGCCGGCCTTCGTCTACCTGGTGCCGATCGTGATGCTGTTCGGCATCGGCAACGTGCCCGGCGTGGTGGTGACGATTATCTTCGCCCTGCCGCCGATCGTCCGTCTGACCATCCTCGGTATAAACCAGGTGCCTGCGGATCTGATCGAAGCGTCGCGTTCGTTTGGCGCCAGCCCGCGCCAGCTGCTGTTTAAAGTTCAGCTGCCGCTGGCGATGCCCACCATTATGGCCGGGGTTAACCAAACGCTGATGCTGGCCCTGTCGATGGTGGTGATCGCCTCAATGATCGCCGTCGGCGGTCTTGGCCAGATGGTGCTGCGCGGCATTGGCCGCCTGGATATGGGCCTGGCCACCGTCGGCGGCGTGGGGATCGTGATCCTGGCGATTATTCTTGACCGCCTCACCCAGGCCGTCGGCCGCGACGCCCGCAGTCGCGGCAACCGCCGCTGGTACACCACCGGCCCGCTGGGGCTTCTCACTCGCCCTTTCTGTCGATAA
- the proV gene encoding glycine betaine/L-proline ABC transporter ATP-binding protein ProV, producing MAIKLEIKNLYKIFGEHPHRAFKYIEKGLNKAQILEKTGLSLGVKDASLAIEEGEIFVIMGLSGSGKSTMVRLLNRLIEPTRGQVLIDGVDIAKMSDAELREVRRKKIAMVFQSFALMPHMSVLDNTAFGMALAGVPAAEREQKAREALRQVGLENYAHAWPDELSGGMRQRVGLARALAINPDILLMDEAFSALDPLIRTEMQDELIKLQAKHQRTIVFISHDLDEAMRIGDRIAIMQNGEVVQVGTPDEILNNPANDYVRTFFRGVDISQVFSAKDIARRSPVGLIRKTPGFGPRSALKLLQDEDREYGYVIERGNRFVGIVSIDSLKTALSAGQGIEAALIDAPLAVEAQTPLSDLLSHVGHAPCAVPVVDEEQQYIGIISKRMLLQALDREGVNHG from the coding sequence ATGGCAATTAAATTAGAAATCAAAAATCTTTATAAGATATTTGGCGAGCACCCTCATCGTGCTTTCAAATATATTGAGAAAGGACTCAACAAAGCGCAAATACTGGAAAAAACGGGGCTGTCGCTTGGCGTCAAAGACGCCAGTCTGGCCATTGAAGAAGGCGAGATATTCGTCATCATGGGGCTCTCCGGCTCGGGGAAATCCACCATGGTTCGCCTTCTCAATCGCCTGATTGAACCCACCCGCGGCCAGGTGCTGATTGACGGGGTCGATATCGCCAAAATGTCGGACGCCGAGCTGCGCGAGGTGCGTCGTAAAAAAATTGCGATGGTTTTTCAGTCCTTTGCGCTAATGCCGCACATGAGCGTGCTCGACAATACGGCGTTTGGCATGGCGCTTGCCGGCGTCCCGGCCGCTGAGCGAGAGCAAAAAGCGCGGGAAGCGCTGCGTCAGGTGGGGCTGGAGAATTATGCCCACGCCTGGCCGGATGAACTCTCCGGCGGGATGCGTCAGCGCGTCGGTTTAGCCCGCGCCCTGGCGATTAATCCCGATATTCTGTTAATGGATGAAGCCTTCTCCGCGCTCGATCCGCTCATTCGCACCGAAATGCAGGATGAGCTGATCAAATTACAGGCTAAGCATCAGCGTACCATTGTCTTTATTTCCCATGACCTTGATGAAGCCATGCGAATTGGCGATCGTATCGCCATTATGCAAAATGGCGAAGTGGTTCAGGTCGGCACTCCGGATGAAATATTGAATAATCCGGCCAATGATTATGTCCGCACCTTCTTCCGCGGCGTCGATATTAGCCAGGTCTTCAGCGCGAAAGATATTGCCCGTCGTAGCCCGGTCGGCCTGATTCGTAAAACGCCAGGTTTTGGCCCCCGCTCTGCGCTGAAATTATTACAGGATGAAGACCGGGAATATGGTTATGTCATTGAGCGCGGTAATCGCTTTGTCGGGATTGTCTCGATCGATTCTCTGAAAACCGCGCTCAGCGCCGGCCAGGGGATCGAGGCGGCGCTGATTGACGCCCCGCTGGCGGTGGAGGCGCAAACGCCGCTCAGCGATCTGCTCTCCCACGTCGGCCACGCCCCGTGCGCCGTCCCGGTGGTGGATGAAGAACAACAATATATTGGCATCATTTCCAAACGAATGTTGCTCCAGGCTTTAGATCGCGAGGGGGTGAATCATGGCTGA
- the nrdF gene encoding class 1b ribonucleoside-diphosphate reductase subunit beta — protein MTHLTRVSAINWNRIDDDKDLEVWNRLTSNFWLPEKVPLSNDIPAWQTLSAAEQQLTIRVFTGLTLLDTIQNTIGAPALMADALTPHEEAVLSNISFMEAVHARSYSSIFSTLCHSKEVDAAFAWSESCEPLQRKAQLMLGYYQADEPLKKKIASVFLESFLFYSGFWLPMHFSSRGKLTNTADLIRLIIRDEAVHGYYIGYKYQKGLEIVSPGKREELKNFALDLLMDLYDNELAYSRELYGESGWFDDVSAFLCYNANKALMNLGYEALFPAEMAAVNPAILAALSPNADENHDFFSGSGSSYVIGKMEETADDDWDF, from the coding sequence ATGACCCATTTAACGCGCGTCAGCGCGATCAACTGGAACCGCATCGATGACGATAAAGATCTGGAGGTGTGGAATCGTCTCACCAGCAACTTCTGGCTGCCGGAGAAAGTGCCGCTGTCGAACGACATTCCCGCCTGGCAAACCCTCAGCGCGGCGGAGCAACAGTTGACCATTCGCGTTTTTACCGGGCTGACCCTGCTCGACACCATTCAGAACACCATCGGCGCGCCGGCGCTGATGGCGGACGCTCTGACCCCGCATGAGGAGGCGGTGCTGTCGAACATCAGCTTTATGGAAGCGGTTCATGCCCGCTCTTACAGCTCCATCTTTTCCACGCTGTGCCACAGCAAAGAGGTGGATGCCGCCTTCGCCTGGAGCGAAAGCTGCGAACCTCTGCAGCGCAAAGCGCAGCTGATGCTGGGCTACTATCAGGCCGACGAGCCGCTGAAGAAAAAAATCGCCAGCGTGTTCCTCGAATCCTTTCTCTTCTATTCCGGCTTCTGGCTGCCGATGCACTTCTCCAGTCGGGGAAAACTGACCAATACCGCGGATCTGATCCGCCTGATCATTCGCGATGAAGCGGTGCATGGCTATTACATCGGCTACAAGTATCAGAAAGGACTGGAGATCGTCAGCCCCGGTAAGCGCGAAGAATTGAAAAACTTCGCCCTCGATCTGCTGATGGATCTGTACGACAACGAGCTGGCCTACAGCCGGGAACTGTACGGCGAGAGCGGCTGGTTCGACGACGTCAGCGCCTTCCTGTGCTACAACGCCAACAAAGCGCTGATGAACCTCGGCTACGAGGCGCTGTTCCCGGCGGAGATGGCGGCGGTTAACCCGGCGATCCTCGCGGCGCTGTCACCCAACGCCGATGAAAACCACGACTTTTTCTCCGGCTCCGGCTCCTCCTACGTGATAGGAAAAATGGAAGAGACCGCCGACGACGACTGGGACTTTTAA